Proteins encoded within one genomic window of candidate division WOR-3 bacterium:
- a CDS encoding PorV/PorQ family protein, producing the protein MVKRILVLLLLASGSLKALTIFEFLGGQKIGTTTMAFLKIPVGAKQGALGETGVAIASDATCMYWNPSAISFIPSGKSTALFSQRWIADAYYTFGGAVYEFGKFTRAGIMLGNLHSGYIQRTDEYHPFGLGTYYRVSSSYVGISLSRKLIDRFAFGITVKYLNEVLDDYTQYTVALDVGTFYLIGYRDLSLGISISNIGPDPIVKSPNPAETPSTFSLPVIYRLGFYGSPFSTFYISAQLEKSTDNVEIFRAGVEYIIGEVLALRFGYRLNANLPGEYSGFTAGIGLTKSIGFKKDIHIDYAATSMGFAGIVHKAQMGVNF; encoded by the coding sequence ATGGTAAAAAGAATTCTTGTCCTACTTCTATTAGCAAGTGGATCACTAAAAGCCCTCACTATTTTCGAATTCTTAGGAGGGCAAAAGATAGGTACAACCACGATGGCATTTCTTAAGATTCCAGTGGGGGCAAAGCAAGGAGCCCTGGGAGAAACAGGGGTTGCCATTGCCAGTGATGCTACCTGCATGTACTGGAATCCATCAGCGATTTCCTTTATTCCATCGGGAAAGAGTACTGCTTTATTCTCTCAACGGTGGATTGCAGATGCTTACTATACTTTCGGTGGAGCAGTTTATGAATTTGGGAAATTCACAAGGGCGGGTATTATGCTCGGGAATCTTCACTCTGGGTACATACAGAGGACTGATGAGTATCATCCCTTTGGCCTCGGTACCTATTACAGAGTATCGAGTTCCTATGTAGGAATTTCCCTTTCAAGGAAGTTGATCGATAGATTTGCCTTTGGGATTACCGTCAAATACTTAAATGAAGTTCTTGACGACTATACCCAGTATACCGTTGCACTGGACGTTGGTACTTTTTACCTCATAGGTTATCGAGACCTTAGCCTCGGTATTTCCATCTCCAATATAGGGCCTGACCCTATTGTTAAAAGTCCAAATCCAGCGGAGACGCCTTCTACCTTTTCATTACCCGTGATATATCGTCTTGGATTTTATGGAAGCCCCTTTAGTACCTTTTATATTTCGGCACAGCTTGAAAAGAGTACTGACAATGTTGAAATCTTCAGGGCAGGCGTTGAATACATTATCGGTGAGGTTTTGGCTTTGAGGTTTGGCTACAGATTGAATGCCAATTTGCCTGGAGAATATTCTGGATTCACAGCCGGAATTGGACTCACAAAGAGCATTGGATTTAAAAAGGATATTCACATTGACTATGCGGCCACCTCTATGGGGTTTGCAGGGATTGTTCACAAGGCGCAAATGGGGGTGAATTTCTGA
- a CDS encoding pitrilysin family protein, giving the protein MFRILLGVLLLFSFVFGGNQESPMSREIKKMKFKPLKWEVPEVGKDINKIVLPSGVTVYSKENHTLPLIEVTVFVKGGPAYLPEGYGLIPELLIRNMLKGGTRSFSPEELIDSIEYNAIQINHRAENEYCSITFTFDPKVKDIAEKLIYEILFAPRIDEKVLKVEKSRLMDDWRRTLDDPDEVINTLSTMILYKGTTLESPPDTMKVLNITREELLKIHRTLFQPKNITVSIVGDFVKDWPQAFAQFAFSDSLNDTLELTSPKALPVEGKKVYFCQRPIEQGYVMLVGEAPNGYFEDVFKLFILGDILGGGFNSKIVSKVRNELGLAYETYAYFSILSNIKGGFYSFTATRSDAVGTSIYYIFDAINQMVNGQISEEELKFSKDSFLNSTVTSIRSDWAYVQRLALRSLFGFPDDYFVKMQKAIDKITLDDIKEASKRYLKPDEISLVVVGDSTKLNLNELARYGEIVRLNF; this is encoded by the coding sequence ATGTTTAGAATTTTGCTTGGTGTTTTACTTCTCTTTTCTTTTGTTTTCGGTGGAAATCAGGAATCTCCGATGTCACGAGAAATCAAAAAAATGAAATTCAAACCGTTAAAGTGGGAGGTTCCTGAAGTTGGAAAAGATATAAACAAAATTGTGCTTCCTTCGGGTGTGACCGTCTATTCTAAGGAAAATCATACCCTTCCCCTCATTGAAGTTACCGTCTTTGTTAAAGGTGGACCAGCCTATCTACCCGAGGGATATGGGCTAATCCCAGAACTACTAATAAGAAATATGCTAAAGGGCGGTACGAGAAGTTTCAGCCCCGAAGAATTGATCGACTCCATAGAGTACAACGCTATTCAAATTAATCACCGTGCGGAGAATGAATATTGCTCTATTACTTTTACCTTCGATCCAAAGGTTAAAGACATCGCTGAAAAGCTTATTTACGAAATCCTTTTCGCACCAAGGATTGACGAAAAGGTATTGAAAGTAGAAAAATCGAGATTAATGGACGATTGGAGGAGAACCCTTGACGACCCTGATGAAGTGATAAACACTCTTAGCACAATGATCTTATACAAAGGCACAACCCTTGAAAGTCCACCCGATACGATGAAAGTACTAAATATAACCCGCGAAGAATTGTTGAAAATTCACAGAACACTCTTCCAGCCAAAGAATATAACAGTTTCCATTGTTGGAGATTTCGTTAAAGACTGGCCACAAGCCTTTGCACAATTCGCTTTTAGTGATTCGCTAAATGATACCCTCGAGCTAACTTCACCAAAGGCTTTACCTGTCGAAGGTAAGAAGGTCTATTTCTGCCAGAGACCCATAGAGCAAGGTTATGTTATGCTGGTGGGCGAAGCTCCAAATGGCTACTTTGAAGATGTATTCAAATTATTTATACTCGGTGACATTCTCGGAGGTGGCTTTAACTCCAAAATAGTTTCAAAGGTCAGGAATGAACTGGGATTAGCTTATGAAACTTACGCTTATTTCAGTATTTTGAGCAACATAAAGGGAGGATTCTACTCTTTCACGGCTACGCGGAGCGATGCGGTGGGCACCTCGATTTACTATATCTTTGACGCCATAAATCAAATGGTGAACGGTCAAATATCGGAAGAAGAACTTAAATTCTCCAAAGACTCTTTTTTGAATTCAACTGTTACTTCCATAAGAAGTGATTGGGCCTACGTGCAAAGACTTGCATTAAGAAGCCTCTTTGGATTCCCCGATGATTACTTTGTCAAAATGCAAAAGGCCATTGACAAAATCACCTTGGATGACATTAAAGAGGCCTCAAAAAGGTATCTAAAACCCGACGAAATTTCCCTTGTCGTA
- a CDS encoding pitrilysin family protein — translation MRILLLLLTLTTSGKPITMYTLENGLRVVFVQDRTLPVFLGFIQFNTGSADEFPGLTGTSHLLEHMLFKGTKKLGTTNYKEEEKLNRKLDELYQQLEIAKDDSSKKVLLSRIDSIKQELKKYIVSEEIWRIYLSHGGSMMNASTSKVSTQYYVMLPSNKKELWYKVESDRFKNLVLREFYSERDVVNEERRMGENNPYNKIWDALMATVYYASPLRWPVVGWEDDIMNVKPYQVMWYYKTHYTPDNCVIVLVGDVEPEEDIKLIKKYFGDWSGKKLKISRYTKEPPQRGVRRVSVKSYGKPTIAIGFQGPYYPEKEYYALSIFSFIFGESDASIMKKSLEEKGMASNTYSFNIDWDGKGPSLFGIYLYPAPGISMDSLEKRVFELIDSLKNAGIDEHLLKKAKNNYKMYYVTRQRNPLSFAFTISRGVRLFNNPEFYKKEIEIIESIQSEDVINAVKKYLRKDNASIVTLGGE, via the coding sequence ATGAGGATTTTACTTCTTTTACTAACACTTACAACCTCTGGTAAACCCATAACTATGTATACCTTAGAAAACGGCCTGCGAGTGGTCTTCGTGCAGGACAGGACACTCCCGGTCTTCTTAGGCTTTATTCAGTTCAATACCGGCTCTGCCGACGAATTCCCTGGACTCACAGGTACATCTCACCTGTTGGAACATATGCTTTTTAAGGGGACAAAAAAACTGGGAACCACCAACTATAAGGAAGAAGAAAAACTGAACCGCAAATTGGATGAGCTCTACCAGCAGTTAGAGATTGCAAAAGACGACTCTTCTAAGAAGGTTTTGTTATCGCGAATCGACAGCATTAAACAGGAACTTAAAAAATATATAGTCTCTGAAGAAATCTGGCGAATTTATCTATCCCACGGCGGCTCAATGATGAACGCATCCACATCAAAGGTTAGCACTCAGTATTATGTAATGCTACCATCGAACAAAAAGGAATTGTGGTACAAAGTGGAATCGGATAGGTTCAAAAACCTCGTATTACGCGAATTTTACTCCGAAAGGGACGTTGTAAATGAGGAAAGGAGGATGGGAGAAAACAATCCTTACAATAAGATATGGGATGCTCTGATGGCTACGGTGTACTATGCATCGCCATTGAGGTGGCCAGTTGTTGGATGGGAAGATGATATAATGAATGTCAAGCCCTACCAAGTTATGTGGTACTACAAAACCCATTATACTCCTGACAACTGTGTCATCGTTTTAGTTGGAGATGTGGAACCAGAAGAAGATATTAAACTTATTAAGAAATACTTTGGAGACTGGAGCGGTAAAAAACTCAAAATCTCAAGATATACGAAGGAACCTCCTCAAAGGGGTGTGAGGCGTGTTAGCGTAAAATCTTATGGAAAACCCACAATAGCAATCGGCTTTCAAGGGCCATATTATCCCGAAAAGGAGTACTACGCCCTTTCTATTTTCTCCTTTATATTTGGCGAATCCGACGCATCAATTATGAAAAAGTCCCTTGAGGAGAAAGGAATGGCCTCAAATACCTACTCTTTCAACATAGATTGGGACGGGAAAGGTCCTTCCCTATTCGGCATCTACCTCTACCCTGCCCCAGGAATTTCAATGGATTCATTAGAAAAAAGAGTATTCGAACTCATAGATTCCCTCAAAAATGCCGGGATCGATGAGCATTTGCTTAAAAAGGCGAAGAATAACTACAAGATGTATTATGTAACAAGGCAAAGAAACCCTCTAAGCTTTGCCTTTACGATCTCAAGGGGCGTAAGGCTATTCAACAACCCTGAATTTTACAAGAAAGAAATCGAAATTATTGAATCCATTCAGTCTGAGGACGTAATAAACGCCGTTAAAAAGTACCTAAGAAAAGACAATGCATCCATAGTAACCTTAGGAGGTGAGTGA
- a CDS encoding TonB-dependent receptor, producing the protein MYKTLRYLIITTIFLNFLYAQGKIVGRVYDAVTGKGLPLANVLIQGTKIGTSCDLEGNYIIPKVPPGEYLLVASMVGYKPQTIKVTIRGNETREVNFYLQEEVFKVEEIVAVGEKPAIEKEVSSSKTVVRKERLDIIPSEDVKGILEKQAGFQGQGTDIHVRGGRSNEVMVLIDGLPIKDVLSGSAFGLYIPSSAIEELEALTGGFNAEYGQAMSGVVNLSLREGSSRFTGTVDYVRDNFGQYNDLLRIKNHQNKDVLNVSLSGPEPLSFALKNFLKVNIPGNITYYVSFHSDLEDTHLPHADSLYTSIYKTWKLSPREENDYSLLSRISWKVTNNFRVYFMVNKSLEINQGYYLSSSDYPFANGFPYRYIYNLQNYLTFTRDAIQQAISINHALSLKSFYDLKISRFFTNLRADVNGKHWSQYVETVDTIPQDLFWDYGDAPYWHDHYVETWTAKFDFTRIFSKIWKIKTGFIANRNELQWLDIHYPWYGTQNGLGLNYDLYKIYSFDGGAYAQTEITFAGMIANLGIRGDFWVPGKYVDDAVKRILQEPDLPPAIKSEYTKYLNDNASIRGRIVKFHVSPRLGFAYPITENTKFFASYGHFSQLPDLKYVYSKLGVRASSSYELVGNPNLRPTVTVAYEIGVEQLLHQKSKLKVTAYYKDVFNYPTARKVPGIPPNPSFWMYFNSDYSRSVGLEADLSYYTPYHIYGSLSLTLSQSKGRSSSSEDWYWSGGVETLKEWYLKWDRPVKFYGDIAYSLRKGEYLRISKLKIDDLLISAGLSLQSGVRYTPQDTLGNTGEINSKLGPMWKRADIKFEKGLFKTGKVDFRFKSEIRNVFNWRDHRIINPVTGRAYEPGDPLPPRTTPESMLNPARYGEPREIFVGVLIRW; encoded by the coding sequence ATGTACAAAACTTTACGTTACCTTATTATAACCACGATTTTCCTGAATTTCCTTTACGCGCAAGGGAAAATTGTGGGGAGGGTTTATGATGCGGTAACAGGAAAGGGCCTCCCCCTTGCCAATGTTCTAATTCAAGGGACTAAGATTGGTACATCCTGTGATCTCGAGGGAAACTACATTATACCAAAGGTTCCCCCTGGAGAATATCTTCTTGTCGCTTCAATGGTGGGATATAAGCCGCAAACGATAAAAGTTACTATTCGCGGTAATGAAACGAGGGAGGTCAATTTCTATTTGCAGGAAGAAGTTTTTAAAGTTGAGGAGATCGTCGCTGTCGGTGAGAAGCCTGCAATTGAAAAGGAAGTCTCGTCATCAAAGACTGTAGTGAGGAAGGAGAGGTTAGATATTATACCCTCAGAAGATGTAAAGGGAATCCTTGAAAAACAGGCGGGTTTTCAAGGACAGGGTACCGATATTCATGTAAGGGGTGGACGCTCGAACGAAGTTATGGTCTTAATTGACGGACTTCCTATCAAAGATGTTCTCTCTGGCAGTGCTTTTGGCCTTTATATTCCAAGTTCTGCTATTGAAGAGCTTGAAGCCTTGACTGGTGGGTTTAACGCCGAATACGGTCAGGCGATGTCAGGGGTAGTGAATCTGAGCTTAAGGGAAGGCTCATCACGGTTCACTGGAACCGTTGATTATGTAAGGGACAACTTTGGACAGTATAATGACCTATTGAGGATTAAGAACCACCAAAATAAAGATGTGCTTAATGTTAGTTTGAGCGGTCCAGAGCCTCTCTCTTTTGCCCTCAAAAATTTCTTGAAAGTTAATATTCCCGGTAATATCACTTACTATGTGAGTTTTCACTCTGACCTTGAAGATACCCATTTGCCCCATGCGGATAGCCTGTACACATCGATTTATAAAACCTGGAAGCTTTCACCACGGGAAGAAAACGACTATTCACTTCTTTCAAGAATTTCCTGGAAGGTCACGAACAATTTCCGCGTTTATTTTATGGTAAACAAATCCTTAGAAATCAATCAGGGTTATTACCTATCTTCTTCCGACTATCCCTTTGCCAATGGATTTCCTTATCGTTATATCTATAACCTTCAGAATTATCTAACCTTTACAAGAGATGCTATTCAGCAGGCCATTTCTATAAATCATGCCCTTTCCCTTAAAAGCTTTTACGACCTTAAAATTTCGAGGTTTTTTACGAATCTAAGAGCAGATGTGAATGGTAAACATTGGTCACAATACGTGGAAACCGTTGATACTATACCTCAGGATTTGTTCTGGGATTACGGGGATGCACCTTACTGGCATGACCATTATGTAGAAACCTGGACAGCGAAATTCGATTTTACTCGGATCTTCTCTAAGATCTGGAAGATCAAAACCGGCTTTATAGCTAATAGAAATGAATTGCAGTGGCTTGACATCCATTATCCCTGGTATGGCACACAAAATGGGCTTGGCCTCAACTACGACCTTTATAAGATTTACTCCTTTGATGGTGGTGCTTACGCCCAGACGGAAATAACCTTTGCAGGGATGATAGCAAACCTTGGAATTCGTGGAGACTTCTGGGTACCTGGTAAGTATGTTGACGATGCAGTCAAAAGAATCCTACAAGAACCTGATTTACCTCCAGCGATTAAATCCGAATATACAAAATATTTGAACGATAACGCTTCAATCCGGGGAAGGATTGTAAAGTTCCATGTAAGCCCTCGTCTTGGTTTCGCATATCCAATTACTGAGAATACAAAGTTTTTTGCCTCTTATGGCCATTTTTCTCAGCTACCCGATCTGAAGTATGTCTATTCTAAACTGGGGGTGAGGGCTTCATCCTCTTACGAACTTGTGGGAAATCCCAACTTGAGACCTACGGTTACCGTTGCCTATGAAATTGGTGTTGAACAACTTTTACATCAGAAAAGTAAACTAAAGGTTACCGCTTACTACAAGGATGTGTTCAATTATCCTACTGCGAGAAAAGTCCCTGGTATACCTCCCAATCCATCCTTCTGGATGTACTTTAACTCCGACTATTCACGCTCGGTGGGGCTCGAAGCAGACTTGAGTTATTATACCCCTTATCACATCTATGGCTCTCTATCTCTTACCCTTTCTCAAAGTAAGGGTAGGTCCTCTTCCTCTGAAGATTGGTACTGGAGTGGTGGCGTAGAAACGCTAAAAGAATGGTATTTGAAGTGGGATAGGCCCGTTAAATTTTATGGGGATATCGCTTATTCATTGAGAAAGGGAGAATATTTAAGGATCTCTAAGTTAAAAATAGATGATCTGCTCATTTCTGCTGGTTTGTCTCTTCAATCCGGCGTAAGGTACACGCCTCAGGATACCCTTGGAAATACAGGTGAGATAAACTCAAAACTCGGGCCTATGTGGAAGAGGGCAGATATAAAATTTGAAAAAGGTCTTTTCAAGACTGGAAAAGTAGATTTCCGATTTAAGTCAGAGATCCGGAACGTTTTCAACTGGCGAGATCATAGAATAATAAATCCTGTGACTGGCAGGGCGTATGAACCTGGCGACCCCCTTCCTCCAAGAACCACTCCTGAAAGCATGTTGAATCCAGCAAGATATGGCGAACCAAGGGAGATTTTTGTGGGGGTGTTGATAAGATGGTAA
- a CDS encoding N-6 DNA methylase, with protein MDKKSLQNSNHDSLIKLADSLVSETRNLLREAKTEEDLRIGFEKLLEPIRSKLNLKSTPKYEKSVYSGRSDAVHGQVIIEYEPPGSFSSKKNVEHAYEQLVNYLSDEAKETKLTQLVGVGFDGEQIFFVQYQDNDWKTIDRTKFIRRGPYDFNPESARTFLIHLRALSRLPLTAENLAQRFGPQSELATKMVSALANALEYWGNQTHIRTFFNEWKRIFGIVYGEQFTSGQQGKEYETLSKLYKVGKDTDFQELLFSVHTYFAFLMKLIAAEILTLRETSFSSSLAYELVHISDDELKRKLEDIENGGIYAQKGITNFLEGDFFRWYLDAFDSPELRDAIRETARTLSEFEPATSTLEPISTRDLLKKLYQYLVPQEVRHRLGEYYTPDWLAELLLNEVGYDGNNFKRFLDPACGSGTFLVLAIQRAIKWGRENGRPDLEIAKSIKANIWGFDLNPLAVIAARTNYLFALGDLVNEVLDKGGTIEIPIYLCDSVLTPTTITREIYGESLLVSTSVGKFRIPAEWVKDSFTLNRAAPLVEEMVKNQYSVDEAMERFEKEGLVLPYNKQVVRDFYNQILELEKQNKNGIWARFLKNAFAPMIAGKFDFVVGNPPWIMWQYLSKEYREATQNLWENYGLTKIGETRNVLIRGRRDFSMLFVYTSADYYLKDGAKLGFLITQEVFKSKGAGEGFRRFQLGEGKYLKVLKAHDLVSIQPFEGPANKTAAIILKKGEKTEYPVPYILWTKKKGVGKIATDKLLDEVLPLLQKKRLIAQPIGSFVGPWQTQLSELEELLKIQGKNYYQANIGVVVSPYGVFWLNVKQVLSNGDLLIENFNEEGKVKIPKVEAIVEQDLVFPAIRSSDIHRWSATPEIFVLITHPASQIPYSETTMKNKWPKTYSYLLNFKDILMQMALYKHFHEPVGGPFYGERNIGKHIFSPYKVVWRRQANDINAAVVVQHKTPFGYKTVVVLDPSAFFATDSESEAHYLCAIINSKPVRDFIKSFSSAGRGFGTPSVMEHVGIPKFDPQNPLHQKLAEISKKCHELKAEGKEKEIEELEKENDNLVRQLFNIQLPEKKQK; from the coding sequence ATGGACAAAAAATCTTTACAAAATTCAAATCACGATTCACTCATTAAATTAGCTGATAGTCTTGTTTCTGAAACAAGAAATTTACTCCGTGAAGCTAAAACTGAAGAAGATTTAAGAATAGGCTTTGAAAAACTTTTGGAACCGATTAGGTCAAAGTTAAATCTAAAATCAACCCCTAAATATGAAAAGTCGGTTTATAGCGGCCGTTCCGATGCGGTACATGGGCAGGTAATAATTGAATACGAGCCTCCAGGATCATTTTCATCAAAGAAGAATGTAGAGCATGCCTACGAGCAGTTGGTAAATTACTTATCAGACGAAGCAAAAGAAACAAAATTAACTCAATTAGTGGGAGTGGGCTTCGATGGTGAACAGATTTTCTTTGTTCAATATCAAGATAACGATTGGAAAACAATAGATAGAACCAAATTTATTAGACGAGGGCCCTATGACTTTAATCCCGAAAGTGCCCGAACATTTTTGATACATTTGAGGGCTCTATCGCGGCTTCCCCTTACTGCTGAGAACCTTGCACAAAGATTTGGTCCCCAAAGTGAACTGGCAACTAAAATGGTTTCTGCTCTTGCCAACGCTTTAGAATACTGGGGAAATCAAACACATATTAGAACATTTTTTAACGAATGGAAAAGAATATTTGGTATCGTTTATGGCGAACAATTTACCAGCGGCCAACAAGGGAAAGAATACGAAACACTCTCGAAACTTTACAAAGTCGGCAAAGATACCGATTTTCAAGAACTTTTATTTTCTGTTCATACTTACTTTGCCTTTCTAATGAAACTTATCGCCGCAGAAATTTTAACCTTAAGAGAAACATCTTTTAGCTCTTCCCTCGCTTACGAACTCGTCCATATTTCTGATGACGAACTCAAGAGAAAGCTTGAAGATATAGAGAACGGTGGAATTTATGCCCAAAAAGGGATTACCAATTTTTTGGAAGGCGACTTTTTCCGCTGGTATCTTGACGCTTTTGATTCGCCAGAATTAAGAGATGCAATAAGAGAAACTGCCAGAACCCTTTCTGAATTTGAACCGGCGACCAGCACATTAGAGCCCATCTCAACCCGAGATCTTCTCAAAAAACTTTACCAGTATTTAGTTCCACAAGAAGTCCGCCATCGCCTCGGTGAGTACTATACTCCCGATTGGTTAGCGGAATTGTTACTAAACGAGGTAGGTTATGACGGAAATAACTTCAAAAGATTTTTAGATCCAGCTTGCGGTTCAGGGACATTCTTAGTTTTAGCAATACAAAGAGCCATAAAGTGGGGAAGAGAAAATGGTCGACCAGATTTAGAAATAGCAAAAAGCATAAAAGCCAATATCTGGGGCTTCGATCTGAATCCTCTGGCTGTTATTGCTGCACGTACAAATTACCTGTTTGCTTTGGGAGATTTAGTGAATGAAGTATTAGATAAAGGAGGAACGATAGAGATTCCAATTTATCTTTGTGATTCTGTTTTAACACCAACAACGATAACCAGAGAAATTTACGGAGAATCTTTACTTGTCTCGACCTCTGTTGGAAAATTCAGGATACCAGCGGAATGGGTAAAAGATAGTTTTACATTAAACCGTGCTGCTCCGCTTGTTGAAGAAATGGTAAAGAATCAATACTCGGTTGATGAAGCAATGGAAAGATTCGAAAAAGAAGGATTAGTTTTACCATACAATAAACAAGTTGTAAGGGATTTTTATAATCAAATTTTAGAACTCGAAAAACAAAATAAAAACGGCATCTGGGCAAGATTTCTGAAAAACGCTTTTGCGCCAATGATCGCTGGCAAATTTGATTTTGTTGTCGGCAATCCGCCGTGGATTATGTGGCAATATTTATCGAAAGAATATAGAGAAGCTACACAAAATCTATGGGAGAATTATGGATTGACTAAAATTGGAGAAACACGAAATGTTCTCATTAGGGGCAGAAGAGATTTTTCAATGCTTTTTGTTTACACTTCTGCTGATTATTACTTAAAAGATGGCGCAAAATTAGGATTTCTTATAACTCAAGAAGTTTTTAAATCAAAAGGTGCTGGTGAGGGATTTAGAAGATTCCAACTTGGCGAAGGTAAATATCTAAAGGTATTAAAGGCTCACGATTTGGTTTCTATCCAACCATTCGAGGGACCAGCTAATAAAACCGCTGCAATTATTCTTAAAAAAGGAGAGAAAACAGAATACCCTGTACCTTATATTCTTTGGACCAAAAAGAAAGGTGTTGGCAAAATTGCTACTGACAAATTATTAGATGAAGTATTGCCGCTTTTACAAAAGAAAAGACTCATTGCGCAACCGATTGGTTCATTTGTTGGTCCTTGGCAAACACAATTATCAGAATTAGAAGAATTACTAAAAATCCAAGGTAAAAATTATTATCAAGCTAATATAGGTGTCGTTGTTTCCCCTTATGGAGTATTTTGGTTGAATGTAAAACAGGTTCTATCGAATGGCGATTTACTGATAGAAAATTTTAACGAAGAGGGAAAAGTCAAAATTCCAAAAGTTGAAGCAATAGTTGAGCAAGATTTGGTTTTTCCTGCAATAAGAAGTTCTGATATTCATAGATGGTCAGCGACTCCAGAAATTTTTGTTTTAATTACTCATCCAGCATCACAAATTCCATACAGTGAGACAACAATGAAAAATAAGTGGCCGAAAACTTACAGCTATCTGCTAAATTTTAAGGATATCTTAATGCAGATGGCTCTCTATAAGCATTTCCATGAACCTGTGGGTGGCCCATTTTATGGTGAGCGTAATATCGGGAAGCATATATTCTCTCCTTATAAAGTTGTATGGAGAAGACAAGCCAACGATATAAATGCGGCCGTGGTCGTTCAACATAAAACCCCATTTGGATACAAAACAGTAGTTGTACTTGATCCTTCAGCGTTTTTTGCCACTGACTCCGAATCCGAAGCCCATTATCTCTGTGCCATTATCAACTCAAAACCGGTTCGCGATTTTATCAAATCCTTTTCTTCTGCTGGTCGGGGTTTTGGCACACCTTCGGTGATGGAGCATGTTGGCATTCCAAAATTTGACCCCCAAAATCCGCTTCACCAAAAACTCGCCGAGATCTCCAAAAAATGCCACGAGCTTAAAGCTGAAGGCAAAGAAAAAGAAATTGAGGAATTAGAAAAAGAAAACGACAACTTAGTAAGGCAACTATTTAATATCCAGTTGCCTGAAAAGAAACAAAAATAG
- the deoC gene encoding deoxyribose-phosphate aldolase has product MIDHTNLNAFATKADIEKLVKEAIEYGFFSVCVNPVNVKLAKELTKGSEVKVCSVVGFPLGQNTMELKIREAERAVEDGADEIDMVINIGKLKERDLDYVSAEIAGIKKIIGDKILKVIIETCYLEDEEKVIATKLCADSGADFVKTSTGFGKGGATVYDVLILSNTAGDRVKVKAAGGIRTYEDALKMVKAGASRIGASKSVDIVRGTGSSSGSQY; this is encoded by the coding sequence ATGATTGACCACACGAATTTAAATGCTTTTGCAACGAAGGCTGATATCGAAAAACTTGTAAAAGAGGCAATAGAGTATGGTTTCTTTAGTGTCTGTGTTAATCCTGTCAATGTTAAACTGGCAAAGGAACTTACTAAGGGGAGCGAGGTAAAAGTTTGTTCTGTTGTGGGCTTTCCATTGGGCCAGAACACTATGGAATTGAAGATTAGGGAGGCCGAAAGGGCGGTAGAAGACGGTGCAGATGAAATTGATATGGTGATCAATATAGGTAAGCTGAAGGAAAGGGATCTTGACTATGTTTCAGCTGAAATTGCGGGAATAAAGAAAATCATAGGGGATAAGATTCTTAAGGTCATTATTGAAACGTGCTATTTGGAAGACGAAGAAAAGGTGATAGCAACGAAACTTTGTGCCGATAGTGGTGCCGATTTTGTGAAGACCTCAACGGGTTTTGGGAAGGGTGGTGCAACGGTGTACGATGTGTTAATTTTAAGCAATACTGCGGGTGACAGGGTAAAGGTAAAGGCTGCAGGTGGCATCAGAACCTACGAGGATGCTCTCAAAATGGTAAAGGCGGGAGCCTCCAGAATTGGCGCTTCAAAGAGTGTTGATATCGTCAGGGGGACAGGTAGTTCCTCAGGGTCACAGTATTAA